The following DNA comes from Cryptosporangium phraense.
TCCGGTTCACGTCGCCGGGCGACGCGATCGCCGCCGGTATCGGCATGGTCCACCAGCACTTCCAGCTGTTCGAGAGCTTCAGCGTCACCGACAACGTCATCTACGGCGCCGAGCCGTCCCGGCGCGGGGTGATCGACCGGGCCTCCGCCCGCGACCGCGTCGCCGCGCTGATCGAGGAGTACGGCTCGACGCTGGATCCGTCCGCGGCCGTCCGGACGCTGCCGATGGGGCTGCGGCAGCAGGTCGAGATCCTCAAGGCGCTCTACCGCCACGCCGACGTGCTGATCCTCGACGAGCCGACCGCGGTGCTCACCCCGGCCGAGACCGGGCTGCTGTTCACGTCGCTGCGCCGGCTGGCCGAGCGGGGCGTCGCGATCGTCCTCGTCACCCACAAGCTCGACGAGGTGATGCAGGTCAGCGACCGGGTGACGGTTCTGCGGCAGGGCCGCGTCGTCGAGACGGTCCCGACCGCCGACACCACCCCGGCGGCGCTGGCCCACGCGATGACCGGGCGGGACATCGAGACCGCGGTCAACGACGCCCCGGCGTCTCCCGGAGCGGCCGTGCTCACGGTCACCGACCTGCGGATTCCGGCCGAGGGGACCCGGGCGGCGATCGCCTGCGACCACCTGCGGGTCCGCGCCGGGGAGATCGTCGGGATCGCCGGCGTCGCCGGCAACGGCCAGGCCGAGTTCGTCCAGGCCGTCGTCGGCCTCCGGCCAGCGTCGGGCTCGGTCACGATCAACGACGTGGACGTCAGCCGGGCGGACGTCCGGCGGCGGCGCCGGGCCGGGATGGCGTACGTGCCGGAAGACCGCGCTGCCGTCGGGTCGGCCCGGGCTCTGAGCATCTCCGATAACCTGGCGGTGGGGCGGTTCCGAGGCTGGCTCAAGCCCTCCGCGCTGCGCAGACATGCCGCCGACCTGATGGAACGGAACGACGTCCGGGGGGCCGGCCCGGAGGCCCGGATGTCGTCGTTGTCCGGCGGGAACGCGCAGAAGGTCGTGCTGGCGCGCGAGCTCTCGCAGCGGGCGCCGCTGCTGGTGGCCGAGAACCCGACCCAGGGCGTCGACGTGGGTGCGATCGAGTACATCCACCGCGAGCTGCTGGCGTACCGGGCGGCCGGCAACGGGGTGCTGCTGGTGTCGAACGAACTGAGCGAGCTGATCGCGCTGGCCGATCGGGTACACGTGCTGGTCGGCGGCCGGTTCGTGGCGTCGTTCGAGCGGGCTCAGCTCTCCGAGGGCCGCCTCGGCGAGGCGATGACGAATGCCGGAGCCGGCGCCGGGACCGCGGCCCTGACCCCGCCGGAAGGAGACTGATGGCGATCCTGCGGCGGGTACTCACCGGGGCCGCACTTCCCGCGCTCGTCGCCAGCTTCCTGGTCGGGGCGCTCGTGCTGCTCAGCGCCGGAACCAACCCGCTCACCGGCTACCAGGCCCTGGTGCGGGGCGTGCTGCTCGACACCAACCTGCCCTACCTGGCCGCCGCCTTCGCGCCGATCCTGGGCATGGCGGTGAGCTTCGCGGTCCCGCTGCGGATGGGCGAGTTCAACCTCGGCGGCGACGGCCAGCTGGTGCTCGGGGGCATCACCGCGGCGGCGGTCGCATCGGCCGTCCCGGACGCCGGGCTGCCGGGCTTCGCGCTGGCCGCGCTGGCCGGGGCCGCGGCGGCCGCCGTCTGGGCGGCGCTCTCGGTGCCGCTGGCCCGCTGGGGGCGGGTCCCGATCATCATCTCGACGCTGCTCCTCGGGTTCCCCGCGGTGTCGTTCGCGTCCTATCTGGCGCGCTACCCGCTCACCGACAAGGGCACCGGCATCCCGCAGACCCCGCGCCTCCCGGACGCGATGCACCTGCCGTCGCTCCCGGCCAGCGCGTACGTCAACGTCGGCCTGGTCGTCGCGATCGTGCTGTTCGCCGCGTACTGGGTCGTGGACGCCCGAACCGGCACCGGCCTGGAGCTCCGGACGCTCGGCGCGAATCTCCGCTTCGGGCAGTACGTCGGCATCGACGTCGAACGGCGGACGCTCGGCGCGCTGGCCGTCAGCGGGGCGATCGCCGGCCTGACCGGCGCGTTGATCGTCGCCGGGCCGCCGTACCGGTTCATCGACGGCGCGCTGGTGGCGCCGGGCTACACGTTCACCGGCGTCACGGTCGCACTGATCGCGTCGGCCCGTCCGGCCGGGCTGCTCGCCGGGGCGTTGCTGTTCACCGCGCTCCAGGTCGGCGGCACCGGGATGGAGCGGGACGTCGGCATCCCCCGCCAGCTCACCGCGATCATCCAGGCCGCCGTCGTCATCACGTTCGTGCTGATCGTCGCCGTGCGGGCCCGCCGGAAGGTGGTCGCCCGATGAACGTCTTCACGCTCGGATTCGTCGCCGCGGTCCTGATCGCGCTGGCACCGGTGCTGCTCGCCGCGCTCGGCGGTGCGCTCTGCGCCCGCGTCGGGGTGTTCAACATCGGCCTGGAAGGGCAGATGCTGCTGGGCTGCTTCACCGCGGTCGCGGTGAGCGCTCGCACCGGCAGCGCGGAGCTCGGGGTGGCCGCCGCCGCCGGGGCCGGGGTGCTGACCGCGCTCGTGCTCGCGATCGGGTCGGTACGGCTCAACGCCGACCCGATCGTGCTGGCGATCGGCACGAACCTGCTCGCGGTCGGGCTCACCGGCTTCCTGCTGCGCTCGGTGCTGGGCACCAGCGGCACGTACAGCAGCCCCGACCTGGCCGGTCTGACGCCGCTCGGGTCGACCTGGGTCGGTTCGATCCCGGTGCTGGGGACGGTGCTGGCCGGCAGCAGCTGGCTCGTCGTGCTCAGCCTGGTGCTCGTCGTCGTACTGGCGGTCTTCCTGTCGCGCACCCCGGCCGGCCTGCGGCTGCGCGGGATCGGCGAGAACCCGGACGCGGCCCGCAGCCTCGGGGTCGACGTGTCGCGCTATCAGCAGGCCGCCGTTCTGGTCGCCGGTGCGCTCTGCGGGCTGGCCGGTGCGCAGCTCGCGCTCGGCAACGTCCAGCTGTTCAGCGAGCAGATGACCGCCGGTCGGGGCTGGGTCGCGGTCGTCGCGGTCATGCTCGGCCGCGGCCGGCCCGGCTGGGTGCTCGGCGCGTCGGTCGTGTTCGGCGCGGCCGAGGCGTTCGGCTTCCGCCTGCAGGGGCTGGGACTCCCCCAGCAGGCCACCGACGCTGCGCCCTACGTCATCACGCTGCTCGCCCTGATCTTGACCTCGGTCCGCTGGCGCCGGACCGTGCAACCCACCGGAGGAACCCCATGACCGCGGTAGTGATCGACACCGACACCGGCATCGACGACGCTCTCACGCTCGTCTATCTGGCCGCGGTCGGCGGCGTCGAGATCGTCGCCGCCACCGCGACCCACGGGAACTGCTCGACGGCCGACTCGGCGCTCAACGTCGGGCACGTGCTCGCGCTGTGCGGGCTTCCGGACGTGCCGATCCACCTCGGGCGCCCCGGCCCGATCAGCGGCAAGGACCCGCGGTACTCGTTCCACGTCCACGGGCACGACGGCCTCGGTGACCTCGGGATCGATCGCCTGCCCGGCCACCAGTCGGCCGAGCCGGCGGCCGAGGCGCTGGTCCGGATCAGCCGGGAACGGCCGGGCGAGGTGGACCTGCTCGTCCTCGGCGCGATGTCCAATATCGCCGACGCGATCGCGATCGACCCGCTGGTCCTCACCCGGTACCGGTCGGTCGTCGTGATGGGCGGCTCCGGGCCCTACCAGCCCGCGGGCACGATCCTCGAGGTCGACGCGAACGTCGACGCCGACCCGCAGGCGGCCGAAGTGGTGTACGGCGCGGAGCACGGGAATCTGGTGATGGTGGGCGTGAACGTGACGACGCCGGCGATCCTCGACGAGCAGTTCATGGCCGCGCTGGCGGCGAAGGCCGGCCCGGTGACCTCGTTCTGTTCGGCGATCCTCGGGTACTACCTGGACTTCTACCAGGAGAAGTGGGGCCGCCGGATCTGCTCGGCGCACGACCCGCTGGCCGCCGGGATCCTGCTGCACCCGTCGTGGATCACCCGGTCGGCCGACGGCCCGGTCAACGTCCGCGACGACGGCTACGCCGTCCGGGCCCGCCTGATGCGCACGGCCGACCTGGAGCTGCCGGCCTTCCCGCTCGTCGAAACGCCGGACACGCACGTCGTGCTCGACGTCGATCAGCGGGCTTTCCTCGCCGAGTTCACCGACGTCCTGGCCAATGCGGACGCTCGCCTGGCGGGCGAGGGGCCAGGAAGGTCCTAGCACCGCGGAGCCGGGTGGTGAGCTTCGCCTGAGTGGCGGTGCAGTCGAGGCGGACGTCGAGCGGGGCGGGCGGGCCCAGCTCGGCTCGCCGCCCGGTCGGGAGGTGATCGGTCGGGACGCCGTCGCGGCGCCCGATCAGCACCCCGAGCTCGTGCCGACTGACCGCGTCGGGACCGGCGACGTGGTGGACGCCGGGGTGCGCGGCCAGTTCGAGCAGCGCCGACGCCAGGTCGGTGACGTGCACCGGGCAGCGGATGTCGTCGGTGAACAGGACCCCGCGGCTGGGATCGGCGGCCAGCCGGTGCAGGAACCGCTCGTGCTGCGACTCCCCTTCCCCGACGACCCCGGGCCCGACGAGCCCGGGCCCGACGAGCCCGGGCCCGACGATCAGCGACGTTCGCACGATCGCCGCGTCGGGCGCCATCGCGGCGATCGCGGTCTCGGCGGCTGCCTTGGCCGCGCCGTACGGGGTGATCGGATCCGGCAACGCGGTCTCGTCGTAGCTCGGCGCCGCCCCGGAGAACACGACGTCGCTGGAGACGTGCACGAGCCGCGCCCCGGCCGCGGCCGCCGCGAGCCCCACGTGTGCCCCGCCGGCAGCGGTGGTGGCCCAGTCCGACTGCCGGTACGCCGCGTTGACGATCACGTCGGGCCGGACGGCGGTGCCCAGCGCAACCGTGCCCTCCCGACTCCGAACGTCGACCCGCCGCCACTCGACCCCAACCGCCCCCGCGCCGCCCCCTGGTGCGCCACCCCCGACCGCGCCACCCCCGACCGCGCCGCCCCCGACCGCGCCGCCGCGGACGGGGTTGCCGTAGTACGTGGCCACGACGTCGTGCCCGGCCGCCAGCCCCACCCGGACGACCTCCCACCCGAGAAACCCGCTACCCCCGACGACCAGGATCTTCACCCGCTCACGCTATCCGGCCCGGAGCCCCTCGGCCGCGGACCGGCGGCCGCCCAGCACCGCCCGGCCCCGCGGTGAGCCCGGCGATCACCCCACCCGCGGCAACGACCAGCACCGCGAGCCCGACACTCGCCTGCCCCGGCGACGCCCCCAGCGCCTGCGCCAGCGCCGACGACCGCCGGTTGTCGAGCACGGTCACCCAGGCGAGCACGATCGCGCTCACCGCCGCCAGCACCGCCCGGCGCGGTCGCCGCCCGGCCACCCGGAGAGCCAGCAGCAACGCCACCGGCAGCCGGGACGACACCCCGATCAGCCACCCGACCCGCCGCGACGCGCCCGCCGGACCCCGGGCGGCGTCCGCCAGCGCGACCGCGGTGCTGGTCCGGGCCGCGCGCCGAGCCGGAACCGCGGTCGCGACGCCGACGACCAGCAGGGCCGCGCCGAGCACGGTCCCCATCGTCGCCGGGGTGAGCGCCGGCGTGCCCGCGCGGCCCAGCAGGCCCGCCACCGAGCCGGTCAGCAGCGGTGCGGCGCAGGACGGCCCGGTGGCCGGACGCGTCCCGCTCCACCACCACGGCGCCGAGCGTCAGCCCGGCCGCCGCCGCGACGACGGCCACCAGCAGGTACTCGGCCAGCAGCACGGCCGCGGCCAGCCCGGCCGTACCGCCGGCCGCCTCGAGCAGCCCGACCCGCCGGGACTGATCCGCCATCCGTCCGCCGACCAGCACCGACAGCCCGGCCACGGCGAGCAGGCCGAGCAGCCAGTCCCCGATCAGCAGCAGGATCTGCGTGTCTGCGGCGAGCTCGGTCGCGGCGCCGCGTCCGGATGGCCAGCCGAAGGTAGTCGACGTAGACGTCCGCACCGAGGCTCTGCAGGTCGGACCGGGTCAGCCAGATCAGCCCGGGATTGCGCAGCACGTCGGCCGGGAGGTCGTCGGCCGCGCCGTGCCCGCAGTGCACCAGACAGTAGGCCGCCGGATAGGGCGGCAGCGCCGCACTGACCGCGACGCCCACCACGGGGAACGACCGCCCGTCCACGGTGCCCGGATCGCCGACCCGCACGCCGAAGGCGTCCGCAAGAGCACCTTCGACCACGACGCCGCCGGAGCGGACCCAACTGCCGTACAGCACCTCGGGCCGGTCGACGGAGCCGGTGACGCCGTCGGCGCCGGCGAGCCCGGCCAGATCGGTCGCCCGTCCCACGGCGACGACGTCGGGCCCGGCGGTCGCGGCCCGGGTGTCGGCGTACGGGTCGGCGGCCGCGTCGCGCAGGGTGAGCCGGGCGATCAGGCGGATCATTGCTCGTCGAACCCGATCAGTGCCGAGAGCTGCCCGGTCGCGCCGCCGGAGAGCCAGGTCTCGTCGACGAACACGCCGTCGCGCATCGTGATCAGGCGGTCGGCGGTGGCTGCGATCCGCGAATCGTGGGTGACGATGACCAGCGTCTGCCCGGCCGCGTGCAATTGGTCGAAGAGCTGGAGGACGTCCATCGTGGCGGCGCTGTCGAGGTTGCCGGTCGGCTCGTCGGCGAAGACGACCAGCGGCTCGTTGGAGAGCGCGCGGGCGATCGCGACCCGCTGCCGCTGCCCGCCGGAGAGCGCGGACGGCAGGAACCGGGCCCGGTCGGCCAGCCCGACCTGCTCGAGCAGTTCCAGCGCCCGGCGCCGGGCCGTCCGCGGTGACCGGCCGGCGAGCAGGGCCGAGAGTTCGACGTTCTCGACCGCGGTGAGCTCCTCCATCAGGTGGAACGTCTGAAAGACGAACCCGACGTCGCTCCGCCGGATCCGGGCCACGCCGGTCTCGCTGACGTCGTCGATCCGGCGGCCGTTGAGCTCGATCTCGCCTCGGGACGGGCGGTCGAGGCCGCCGAGCAGGTGCAGCAGCGTCGACTTCCCGCAGCCGCTCGGCCCCATCACCGCGACGGTCTCCCCCGCGCGTACCTCCAGGTCGACGCCGTCCACGGCGCGGACCAACCCCTCGCCCCGGCCGTACCACTTGTGCAGGCCACGGGCGGACAGCACGGTCACGATCCACTCCTTCGCTGGGTCCAGCTCTGTTCACAGGCCTCGAGCCACCGCAGATCCGCCTGGAGGCGGAGCACGATGCCTTCGAGCAGCAGTCGGGCGTTCGATCCGTCCGGTTCGGACATCGCCGCCCGCTGCGCCTCGCGCAACCGGCGCAGCAGCTCGCGGCGTTGGGTGTCGACGATCGTGATCGGGTCGGCGAGACCGGCCTGGGCGGCGGCGATCAGCTTGAGGTGGAACTCCGCGAGGTCGGGCTTCGGCCAGCTGACCTCGGCGATCCATTCGGCGACACGATGCTGGCCCGCTGCGGTGAGAGCGTAGACCTTCCGGTCGGACCGCTCGGCGTTGTCCACCGTCAGCAGGCCGGCTCTCTCCAGCCGGGTCAGCGTGACGTAGATCTGGCCCGCGTTCAGGGCCTCGCCGAGCGGACCGAGGGCGTCACGGAGGCGGGCGCGGAGCTGATATCCGTGCGAGGGCTCCTTGGCCAGCATCGCGAGCACGACCTCCTGCTGCACGGCCCCTCCTAGCTAACGGTTAGCCGTCACTCTAACGGTTGGCCCCAGCCGTGAGCCACTACTTGCCCGAACGGAAAACAGTGACTACTTTCTAGATAGGCAAGTAGTCGAGGGAGGCGTCATGGACGACGAACAGCGCACTGCGGCCGAAGCGCTCGCGGCCGTGCAGTCCCATCAGGACCGGGCCCGGCGGGCGGCCCGCCTGCCGTGGTGGTTCTACGCCGCGGCGTTCGTACTGATCGCGGCCGGCGTCGCGAGCAACGACTTCGTCAGCCTCAGCGGGGCGAAAGTGCTCGCCGGGGTGATCGTCGTCGTGCTGGCGGTCGTGATGATCGCGCGGTACGCGAGCGGAACCGCGCTGCTCAGCCAGCTCCGCGGGGTGCAGCCGCGGTCGTACGACGCGCGTGCGGTGATGGTCGTCGTGATCGCCGGAGCGGTCGGCGGGTGGCTGGCCGCGCGCTTCGGTAGCGGGGCCGCCGAGCGGCTGGCCGACGACCTCGGCCTGCACCGGTTCCCGTACACGGTGGACGGCGTCCTGGCCGGCGCGTTCATCGTCGGGGTGCTCGCGCTGGCTCAGCTGGTCGGCGCGCCCCACCGTCCGGCTCGATGACCGAATCCCCGGCCTGGAGCCGGACGCCGGGCCTGGACCGACTCCTGTCGGACCCGACCCGGCTGGCCCTCATGTCGGTCCTCTGCTCGGTCGACTGGTGCGACTTCGCCTTCCTGCGCGACCAGGTCGCGCTCTCGGACTCCGCGCTCTCCAAGCAACTGGCGACGCTCAAGACCAATGGCGACGTCGAGCAGCGGCGCACCTATCTGGGTCGGGTACCCAAGACCACCGTGCGGGCGACCGACCAGGGGCGGGCCCGGTTCCTGGCGCACGTCGAGGCGCTACGCGCGATCGTCGAGCGCACGCCCCGCCCGCCGGACGGTCAGGGCTGAGCGAGCCGCCAGAGGTGGGTGGCGACGGAGCCGTTGCCCGGGTTGGCGGTGAAGACCTGGTAGCCGCCGCCGGCGAGCGGGCTCGACGACGTGGTGCTCAGTTCCCAGGTGGCGCCGTCGACCGGGACGTTGCTGCCGATCTTCCAGGTGTCCCCGGCGCCGGCGCGGAGCTGCCAGTACTGGCCGGCGGTGTTCGCGTTGCACTGGGACGTGTAGGCGCCGTGGGTGCCGGAGAAGCCGTTCGGTGGGGTCGTGAGGTTGCCGGACAGGCACCAGCTGGTGCCTCCGTCGCCGGCCAGCCGGTTCTTCAGCTGGCCGGACGACTGCACCGACCACCATTGGCCGTCGGCGCCCGGGTTGCATGTGACGAGGTAGATCGAGTGGGTGCCGGCGCCGCTGGAGGATTGGCCGAGGTTGGCGGACAGGCAGTAGCCGTCGTAGTTGGCGTTCTCGAGCTGGTAGAAGCCGGTGGGCGCTGACCGGACCGGGTCCTCGGCGGACTGCCCGGTGGTCTTCCCGGGCCGCGGCGACGGGGTCACCGTGGTGCTGGTCGTCGGCGACGGTGGGGCCGACGGGGTGGAGCCGCCGCCGGACGGGACGCTCGGGTTCTCGCCGACGCCCGCGCCCTGGGGTGCGCCCAGCGATTGTTGGGCCGTGGCCTGCAGGTTCTCGTCGCCGCCGGACCGGAGCACGATCACTCCCCCGATCGCGATCAGCCCGAGCGCAACCGCCGCCGCAACCCCACCAATCGCGTACTTCCGCCCCCGATGCCCGCCGGCGACCGGCCCGCCTCCGCCCGGATTCACCGGCCCGCGCTGCCCACCCGCGAGCGGCACCGCCGGTCCGCCGGGACCGCCGGCGACTGGCGTCGGCGGGCCGTCGGGCGTCCGCCGGAGTGCGGCACTCCGGACGGCAGGGGCGGCCGACGACGGAGGCGTCGGCATCGTCGGGAGGGACGCGCCGGGCGGGACCGGGCCGGAGGGGAACAGCGGCGGCCACGGCAGCGCCGGGCCGGCCGGCACCGGCGGTGGCGCCGGATAGCCGCCCGGGTCAGGACCATCGACGTAGCCGGCGCCCGAGTCGAAGGCCGGCCAGGCACCGGGACCGGCCCCCGAGGCCGGTGACGCCACCGCGGCGATCGGATCCGTAGTCGACGCCGCGCGGGCCGCGGCCGCGAACGCCGCCGCGCTCGGCGGCCGCTGCGACGGCTCCTTCGCCAACGCCCGGAACACCAGGTCCGCGACCGGCCCGGGCACGTCCGCGGGCAACGGAGCCGGCGACCCGTGCATCAGCGCGGCGATCACCTGCACCGGATCGTCCCCGGGAAACGGTGGCTTCCCGCTCAGACAGCAGTACGCCACCGCCCCCAGCGCGAACACGTCGATGGCCGGCGTCACCGGACCGCGCGCGGCCTGCTCCGGCGCCATGAACTGCGGCGACGCGATGATGACCGACGTGCCGTTCCCGGCCCCCGACCGCGCGATCCCGAAGTCGACCAGCACGATCGCGCCGTCCGCGCGCACCATCAGGTTGCTCGGCTTCACGTCCCGGTGCACGATTCCGGAGTCGTGCGCGACCTGTAACGCCTCCGCGGCCTGGGCGACGATCGACAGCGTCTCGGCGACCCCGAGCCGCCGCGCCGACTCGATCCGCTGCGCCAGCGGCGCACCCTCGATGTACTCCATCACCAGGTAGTCGATCCGCACGTCCCCGACCTCGACGTTCTCGCCGTAGTCGTAGATCTGGACGATTCCCGGATGGCGCAGCGCCGCCATCATCCGCGCCTCGGCCCGGAACCGGGTGATGAACTGCTCGTCGTCGATCAGCGCGGGTAACAGCGCCTTCACCGCGACCGTGCGGTGTAACAGCGTGTCGGTGCACTCCCAGACCTCGCCCATGCCCCCCTTGGCGATACGACGGGTGAGCAGATACCGATTCCCGAGCCGGAGTCCCTGGGCGAGCACCCGGCCACCCTACCGTTACACCGGAGGTCCCAAATCAGGACGTTGAGAGCTTGCCCGCGCTGACGAAATGGCCACTCTTGGCCTCGTAGAGCCACATCACCGGGCTGGCCAGGTCGCCCAGATCGTTGAACCGGAGGTGCTTGGTCAGGCCGTCGGCGTCGTAGTTGTTCACGAACGTCGCCATCGTCGCGCGGTCCGCGGTGCCGGCCTCGATGCCGTCGAGGAAGATCTTCGCGGAGTCGAAGCCCTCGGCCGAGTAGCGGCCCGGCTGCTCGCCGTACGCGGCCCGGTAGGCGTCGCGGAACGTCGGCGGGGCGTCG
Coding sequences within:
- a CDS encoding ABC transporter ATP-binding protein, yielding MTSRVRLTGITKRFGPVLANDDVDLDLLSGEVHAVVGENGAGKSTLMSVLYGSVHPDAGQIAANGVPVRFTSPGDAIAAGIGMVHQHFQLFESFSVTDNVIYGAEPSRRGVIDRASARDRVAALIEEYGSTLDPSAAVRTLPMGLRQQVEILKALYRHADVLILDEPTAVLTPAETGLLFTSLRRLAERGVAIVLVTHKLDEVMQVSDRVTVLRQGRVVETVPTADTTPAALAHAMTGRDIETAVNDAPASPGAAVLTVTDLRIPAEGTRAAIACDHLRVRAGEIVGIAGVAGNGQAEFVQAVVGLRPASGSVTINDVDVSRADVRRRRRAGMAYVPEDRAAVGSARALSISDNLAVGRFRGWLKPSALRRHAADLMERNDVRGAGPEARMSSLSGGNAQKVVLARELSQRAPLLVAENPTQGVDVGAIEYIHRELLAYRAAGNGVLLVSNELSELIALADRVHVLVGGRFVASFERAQLSEGRLGEAMTNAGAGAGTAALTPPEGD
- a CDS encoding ABC transporter permease, giving the protein MAILRRVLTGAALPALVASFLVGALVLLSAGTNPLTGYQALVRGVLLDTNLPYLAAAFAPILGMAVSFAVPLRMGEFNLGGDGQLVLGGITAAAVASAVPDAGLPGFALAALAGAAAAAVWAALSVPLARWGRVPIIISTLLLGFPAVSFASYLARYPLTDKGTGIPQTPRLPDAMHLPSLPASAYVNVGLVVAIVLFAAYWVVDARTGTGLELRTLGANLRFGQYVGIDVERRTLGALAVSGAIAGLTGALIVAGPPYRFIDGALVAPGYTFTGVTVALIASARPAGLLAGALLFTALQVGGTGMERDVGIPRQLTAIIQAAVVITFVLIVAVRARRKVVAR
- a CDS encoding ABC transporter permease; the encoded protein is MNVFTLGFVAAVLIALAPVLLAALGGALCARVGVFNIGLEGQMLLGCFTAVAVSARTGSAELGVAAAAGAGVLTALVLAIGSVRLNADPIVLAIGTNLLAVGLTGFLLRSVLGTSGTYSSPDLAGLTPLGSTWVGSIPVLGTVLAGSSWLVVLSLVLVVVLAVFLSRTPAGLRLRGIGENPDAARSLGVDVSRYQQAAVLVAGALCGLAGAQLALGNVQLFSEQMTAGRGWVAVVAVMLGRGRPGWVLGASVVFGAAEAFGFRLQGLGLPQQATDAAPYVITLLALILTSVRWRRTVQPTGGTP
- a CDS encoding nucleoside hydrolase translates to MTAVVIDTDTGIDDALTLVYLAAVGGVEIVAATATHGNCSTADSALNVGHVLALCGLPDVPIHLGRPGPISGKDPRYSFHVHGHDGLGDLGIDRLPGHQSAEPAAEALVRISRERPGEVDLLVLGAMSNIADAIAIDPLVLTRYRSVVVMGGSGPYQPAGTILEVDANVDADPQAAEVVYGAEHGNLVMVGVNVTTPAILDEQFMAALAAKAGPVTSFCSAILGYYLDFYQEKWGRRICSAHDPLAAGILLHPSWITRSADGPVNVRDDGYAVRARLMRTADLELPAFPLVETPDTHVVLDVDQRAFLAEFTDVLANADARLAGEGPGRS
- a CDS encoding sugar nucleotide-binding protein: MKILVVGGSGFLGWEVVRVGLAAGHDVVATYYGNPVRGGAVGGGAVGGGAVGGGAPGGGAGAVGVEWRRVDVRSREGTVALGTAVRPDVIVNAAYRQSDWATTAAGGAHVGLAAAAAGARLVHVSSDVVFSGAAPSYDETALPDPITPYGAAKAAAETAIAAMAPDAAIVRTSLIVGPGLVGPGLVGPGVVGEGESQHERFLHRLAADPSRGVLFTDDIRCPVHVTDLASALLELAAHPGVHHVAGPDAVSRHELGVLIGRRDGVPTDHLPTGRRAELGPPAPLDVRLDCTATQAKLTTRLRGARTFLAPRPPGERPHWPGRR
- a CDS encoding ABC transporter ATP-binding protein, which produces MTVLSARGLHKWYGRGEGLVRAVDGVDLEVRAGETVAVMGPSGCGKSTLLHLLGGLDRPSRGEIELNGRRIDDVSETGVARIRRSDVGFVFQTFHLMEELTAVENVELSALLAGRSPRTARRRALELLEQVGLADRARFLPSALSGGQRQRVAIARALSNEPLVVFADEPTGNLDSAATMDVLQLFDQLHAAGQTLVIVTHDSRIAATADRLITMRDGVFVDETWLSGGATGQLSALIGFDEQ
- a CDS encoding PadR family transcriptional regulator, with amino-acid sequence MQQEVVLAMLAKEPSHGYQLRARLRDALGPLGEALNAGQIYVTLTRLERAGLLTVDNAERSDRKVYALTAAGQHRVAEWIAEVSWPKPDLAEFHLKLIAAAQAGLADPITIVDTQRRELLRRLREAQRAAMSEPDGSNARLLLEGIVLRLQADLRWLEACEQSWTQRRSGS
- a CDS encoding winged helix-turn-helix domain-containing protein, with translation MTESPAWSRTPGLDRLLSDPTRLALMSVLCSVDWCDFAFLRDQVALSDSALSKQLATLKTNGDVEQRRTYLGRVPKTTVRATDQGRARFLAHVEALRAIVERTPRPPDGQG
- a CDS encoding serine/threonine-protein kinase, which codes for MLAQGLRLGNRYLLTRRIAKGGMGEVWECTDTLLHRTVAVKALLPALIDDEQFITRFRAEARMMAALRHPGIVQIYDYGENVEVGDVRIDYLVMEYIEGAPLAQRIESARRLGVAETLSIVAQAAEALQVAHDSGIVHRDVKPSNLMVRADGAIVLVDFGIARSGAGNGTSVIIASPQFMAPEQAARGPVTPAIDVFALGAVAYCCLSGKPPFPGDDPVQVIAALMHGSPAPLPADVPGPVADLVFRALAKEPSQRPPSAAAFAAAARAASTTDPIAAVASPASGAGPGAWPAFDSGAGYVDGPDPGGYPAPPPVPAGPALPWPPLFPSGPVPPGASLPTMPTPPSSAAPAVRSAALRRTPDGPPTPVAGGPGGPAVPLAGGQRGPVNPGGGGPVAGGHRGRKYAIGGVAAAVALGLIAIGGVIVLRSGGDENLQATAQQSLGAPQGAGVGENPSVPSGGGSTPSAPPSPTTSTTVTPSPRPGKTTGQSAEDPVRSAPTGFYQLENANYDGYCLSANLGQSSSGAGTHSIYLVTCNPGADGQWWSVQSSGQLKNRLAGDGGTSWCLSGNLTTPPNGFSGTHGAYTSQCNANTAGQYWQLRAGAGDTWKIGSNVPVDGATWELSTTSSSPLAGGGYQVFTANPGNGSVATHLWRLAQP